One genomic region from Longimicrobiaceae bacterium encodes:
- a CDS encoding AMP-binding protein — protein MHETLPDPVTAAAARFPDRTAILSDAPWTYTELERRVRAFAAALDTMGVSGRRVALLLPNVQAFPAAFHGILRAGASAVLLNPLYSPREVAEYVADSRAAAAVTTRDLAHLLPPGIPTILIDAAMDEIEMPGDARQPAPPHAASSDGASVDGASRASAERASFASDSVDGGTVDEARSSARFASTESPTVRSSAAAAADADPVRAAEVAARAADAILADELALGDDREAAVIYTSAVSGWARGARLTHRSLGANLAAVMEAMQIGEGDRVVTLLPLIHAFGLTVTLNAPLAAGATVLPVERFHPVRLLELLEETQATVLCGVPAMYMAILAAAERRGVPRHSVKAAICGGAPLPEEVSARWEAMFGVPLREGYGLTEASPVCLFNRLDRPNRRGTMGYPFPGVSVTIRDERGDVLPTGAVGEICVAGENVFAGYVGEGGRNVEDFHGEWLRTGDLGSMSQDGAVTFHGCLKPMFTRSGFNIYPAEIERVLLEDPRIAAITVEAVPDAAKENDIALTIRPAPGAALTEDDVRHLCQSRLAAYKQPSTITLDPPAAQT, from the coding sequence CACCGCGATCCTGTCCGACGCGCCGTGGACGTACACGGAGCTGGAGCGGCGCGTCCGCGCGTTCGCGGCGGCGCTGGACACGATGGGCGTGTCGGGAAGACGCGTGGCGCTGCTGCTGCCGAACGTCCAGGCGTTCCCCGCCGCCTTCCACGGCATCCTGCGCGCGGGCGCCAGCGCCGTGCTGCTCAACCCGCTCTACTCGCCGCGCGAGGTGGCCGAGTACGTGGCGGACTCTCGCGCCGCCGCCGCCGTCACCACGCGCGACCTGGCCCACCTTCTCCCGCCCGGCATCCCCACGATCCTCATCGACGCCGCGATGGACGAGATCGAGATGCCCGGAGATGCACGGCAGCCCGCCCCGCCCCACGCGGCATCGTCCGACGGCGCCTCGGTCGATGGCGCATCTCGCGCATCTGCCGAACGCGCTTCATTCGCGAGCGATTCGGTAGATGGCGGGACGGTAGATGAAGCGCGGTCATCTGCCCGATTCGCATCTACCGAATCTCCCACCGTTCGCTCGTCCGCGGCTGCGGCGGCGGATGCGGACCCGGTGAGGGCGGCAGAGGTCGCGGCGCGGGCCGCGGATGCGATCCTGGCGGACGAGCTGGCGCTGGGCGACGACCGCGAGGCGGCGGTGATCTACACGTCGGCCGTGAGCGGCTGGGCCCGCGGGGCGCGGCTCACGCACCGCAGCCTGGGCGCGAACCTGGCCGCCGTCATGGAGGCCATGCAGATCGGCGAGGGCGACCGCGTGGTCACGCTGCTGCCTCTGATCCACGCATTCGGGCTCACCGTGACGCTCAACGCGCCGCTCGCCGCGGGCGCCACCGTGCTCCCGGTAGAGCGCTTCCACCCCGTTCGCCTGCTGGAGCTGCTGGAAGAGACGCAGGCGACGGTGCTCTGCGGCGTCCCGGCCATGTACATGGCGATCCTGGCGGCGGCGGAGCGGCGCGGCGTGCCCCGCCACAGCGTGAAGGCCGCCATCTGCGGAGGCGCGCCGCTGCCGGAGGAGGTTTCCGCGCGCTGGGAAGCCATGTTCGGCGTCCCGCTGCGCGAGGGCTACGGGCTCACCGAGGCGTCGCCCGTCTGCCTCTTCAACCGGCTGGACCGGCCCAACCGCCGCGGCACCATGGGCTACCCGTTCCCCGGCGTCTCCGTCACCATCCGCGATGAGCGGGGCGACGTGCTGCCCACCGGCGCGGTGGGCGAGATCTGCGTGGCGGGCGAGAACGTCTTCGCCGGTTACGTGGGCGAGGGCGGCCGCAATGTCGAGGACTTCCACGGCGAGTGGCTGCGGACGGGCGACCTGGGCAGCATGTCGCAGGATGGCGCCGTCACCTTCCACGGCTGCCTCAAGCCCATGTTCACGCGCAGCGGCTTCAACATCTACCCCGCCGAGATCGAGCGCGTCCTCCTCGAAGACCCCCGCATCGCCGCCATCACCGTCGAAGCCGTCCCCGACGCCGCCAAGGAGAACGACATCGCCCTCACCATCCGCCCCGCCCCCGGCGCCGCCCTAACGGAAGACGACGTCCGCCACCTCTGCCAATCCCGCCTCGCCGCCTACAAACAACCCTCCACCATCACCCTCGACCCACCCGCCGCGCAAACCTAA
- a CDS encoding Lrp/AsnC family transcriptional regulator, whose amino-acid sequence MIDEIDEKILTILQENARTSNAEVARQLGMAPSAILERIRKLEERGVIEGYVARVNPEAYGLWLTAYVFVRADERAGATATAQRLAAIREVQEVHHVAGEDCFLVKVRTAGTRALGELLRKEFGEIETIRSTRSTIVMDTIKESWTVPAPARGEVEDGG is encoded by the coding sequence ATGATCGACGAGATCGACGAGAAGATACTGACGATCCTTCAGGAGAACGCGCGGACGTCCAACGCCGAGGTGGCGCGGCAGCTGGGCATGGCGCCGTCGGCGATCCTGGAGCGCATCCGCAAGCTGGAGGAGCGCGGGGTGATCGAGGGCTACGTGGCCCGCGTGAACCCCGAGGCGTACGGCCTGTGGCTCACCGCGTACGTCTTCGTGCGGGCGGACGAGCGCGCGGGGGCGACGGCCACGGCGCAGCGCCTGGCCGCCATCCGCGAGGTGCAGGAGGTGCACCACGTGGCGGGCGAGGACTGCTTCCTGGTGAAGGTGCGCACCGCCGGTACACGCGCCCTGGGCGAGCTGCTGCGCAAGGAGTTCGGCGAGATCGAGACGATCCGGTCCACGCGGTCGACGATCGTGATGGACACCATCAAGGAATCGTGGACGGTGCCGGCGCCGGCCCGCGGGGAGGTGGAAGATGGCGGCTGA
- the yedA gene encoding drug/metabolite exporter YedA: protein MAAETKVSRAALLKLLAAFAIVYVIWGSTYLAIAIAIDTIPPLAMAGARFVIAGSVLYAFLRLRGVPNPEPRQWRAAGIVGALLLVGGNGCVVMAERTVPSGIVALLVATVPLWMVLLEWLRPGGGVRPARRTFVGLAVGFAGMVLLVGPGELSGGGGVPLGGAAIVFAGSLSWAFGSIWARQAPMPKNPLMATAVEMLSAGVLLTVIAGATGELSSVGAQAVTLKSLLALGYLIVFGSLVAFSAYVWLLRATTPALVSTYAYVNPVVAVFLGWLVLGEPVTGRTLLAAAVIIAAVAIITIGGKRPAEDAPAKVLDEGAAASPLSEDAEIGGAGKTARASSPANLAPMRKRASSGGR from the coding sequence ATGGCGGCTGAAACGAAGGTCTCGCGCGCGGCGCTGCTGAAGCTCCTGGCGGCGTTCGCCATCGTGTACGTGATCTGGGGATCGACGTACCTGGCCATCGCCATCGCCATCGACACGATCCCGCCGCTGGCGATGGCGGGCGCGCGCTTCGTGATCGCCGGGTCGGTCCTGTACGCGTTCCTGCGGCTGCGCGGCGTGCCGAACCCCGAGCCGAGGCAGTGGCGCGCGGCCGGCATCGTGGGGGCGCTTCTGCTCGTGGGCGGCAACGGGTGCGTGGTGATGGCCGAGCGCACCGTGCCGTCCGGCATCGTGGCGCTCTTAGTGGCGACGGTGCCGCTGTGGATGGTGCTCCTGGAGTGGCTGCGGCCCGGCGGCGGCGTGCGGCCCGCGCGGCGGACGTTCGTGGGCCTGGCGGTGGGCTTCGCGGGGATGGTGCTGCTGGTGGGGCCGGGCGAGCTCTCCGGCGGCGGCGGAGTGCCGCTGGGCGGCGCGGCCATCGTCTTCGCCGGGTCGCTGTCGTGGGCGTTCGGGTCCATCTGGGCGCGGCAGGCACCGATGCCGAAGAACCCGCTGATGGCGACCGCTGTGGAGATGCTTTCCGCCGGCGTGCTGCTGACGGTCATCGCGGGCGCCACGGGCGAGCTGTCGTCCGTCGGCGCGCAGGCGGTGACGCTGAAGTCCCTGCTGGCGCTGGGCTACCTCATCGTCTTCGGGTCGCTGGTGGCGTTCAGCGCGTACGTGTGGCTGCTGCGCGCGACCACGCCCGCGCTCGTCTCCACCTACGCGTACGTGAACCCCGTCGTCGCCGTGTTCCTGGGCTGGCTGGTGCTGGGCGAGCCGGTGACGGGCCGTACGCTGCTCGCTGCCGCCGTCATCATCGCCGCCGTGGCGATCATCACCATCGGCGGCAAGCGCCCGGCGGAGGATGCGCCCGCGAAGGTGCTGGACGAGGGCGCTGCCGCGAGTCCGCTTTCGGAAGATGCGGAGATCGGCGGGGCGGGGAAGACGGCGCGCGCCTCATCGCCCGCGAACCTCGCGCCGATGCGGAAGCGGGCGAGCAGCGGCGGACGGTAG